The following proteins come from a genomic window of Parambassis ranga chromosome 4, fParRan2.1, whole genome shotgun sequence:
- the ipo13b gene encoding importin-13 isoform X2 — METPGRNAATPDALDFTVENVEKALHQLYYDPNIDNKNLAQKWLMQAQVSPQAWQFCWALLSPDKVPEIQYFGASALHTKISRYWSDIPTDQYESLRSQLFSQIACFSSGSKMVLTRLCVALASLALNTMPEAWPGAVAEMVRVFQEEGGGVDGRARCLALLELLTVLPEEFQTSRLPQYRKGQVRGALGREWGSVCPLLQQLLRRTDSPGAVKARVLRCLSSWVLLDVPLSESESLVHDCFSALADPELFDTAVEAIVNAISQPDSQRYVNTLLKLVPQVLALQEQLREAVQNGDMETCHGICRIAVTLGENHSRTLLEQVDHWQSFLALVNMIMFCTGIPGHYPVNETTSSLTLTFWYTLQDEIMSFESDKQAVYLQVYRPVYFQLVDVLLHKAQFPSDQEYASWSSDEKEQFRIYRVDISDTLMYVYEMLGAELLSNLYDKLGRLLTNTDQPTSWQHTEALLYGFQSIAETIDVNYSDVIPGLIGLIPRININNVQLADTVMFTIGALAEWLADHPVMLSSVLPLVLQALGNPDLSVSSVSTLKKICRECKYDLPPYATNIVAVSQEVLIKQIHKTSQCMWLMQALGFLLSALPVEEILRNLHSLITPYIQQLEKLADETPNPSNKLAIIHILGLLSNLFTTLDISKQDDESADGSAPPVKATPPPPGPNPVVVVLQQVFALIQTVLSKWLNDSQVVEAVCAIFEKSVKTLLHDFAPMVSQLSEMLGQMYSTIPQASALDLTRQMVHIFASETDHFPPIKALFELVTSVTLSIFQQGPRDHPDIVDSFMQLQAQALKRKPDLFLSESLDVKAVFHCGVLSLKFPEAPTVKSTCLFFTELLPHCSDVPPLARVVQEDGKLLVEAVLEGIGGGASRSLMDQFAEVLFALNKHCFSLLAVWLKEALQPPGFPSSRVTSDQKDNFSQQILRERVNKRRMKDIVKEFTLLCRGLHGTEYAAEY; from the exons ATGGAGACGCCGGGGAGAAATGCAGCCACACCGGACGCCCTGGACTTCACGGTAGAAAACGTAGAGAAG GCTCTGCATCAGCTGTACTATGATCCCAATATAGACAACAAGAATCTGGCCCAGAAATGGCTAATGCAGGCTCAGGTCTCGCCTCAGGCCTGGCAGTTTTGCTGGGCTCTACTCAGCCCAGATAAG GTGCCAGAGATTCAGTACTTTGGTGCCAGTGCACTTCATACCAAGATCTCTCGGTACTGGTCAGACATCCCAACAGACCAGTATGAGTCCCTGAGGAGCCAGCTGTTCTCCCAGATTGCCTGCTTCTCTTCTGGATCCAAGATGGTGCTCACCCGTCTGTGTGTGGCACTGGCCTCTCTGGCACTCAACACAATGCCTGAGGCCTGGCCTGGCGCAGTGGCAGAAATGGTGCGGGTGTttcaggaggagggaggaggggtaGATGGACGGGCACGCTGTCTGGCATTGCTAGAGCTACTCACAGTCCTGCCCGAAGAGTTTCAGACTAGCCGTTTGCCTCAGTATCGAAAGGGACAG GTCCGTGGCGCCTTGGGCCGGGAGTGGGGCTCAGTATGTCCCTTACTGCAACAACTGCTGCGGAGAACGGACAGCCCAGGGGCAGTGAAGGCTCGCGTGCTACGCTGCCTGTCATCGTGGGTGCTGCTGGATGTGCCCCTCAGCGAGAGTGAAAGCCTGGTGCACGACTGCTTCAGTGCCCTGGCTGACCCAGAGCTCTTTGACACAGCAGTAGAGGCAATTGTTAATGCCATCTCACAACCTGATTCCCAAAG ATATGTGAACACTTTGCTGAAACTGGTTCCTCAAGTGCTGGCCCTCCAGGAGCAGCTCAGAGAAGCTGTTCAAAATGGAGACATGGAGACTTGCCATGGAATCTGTCGCATCGCTGTGACACTGGGAGAGAACCACTCCAG GACCCTGTTGGAGCAAGTGGATCACTGGCAGAGCTTCCTGGCTTTGGTCAACATGATCATGTTTTGCACAGGCATCCCAGGTCACTACCCAGTAAATGAAACCACCAGCTCCCTTACACTTACCTTCTGGTACACACTACAA GATGAAATCATGTCCTTTGAGTCAGATAAGCAAGCAGTGTATCTGCAGGTCTACAGGCCGGTGTATTTTCAGTTGGTCGATGTCCTACTGCATAAAGCCCAGTTCCCCTCTGATCAGGAGTATGCATCCTGGTCCTCAGACGAGAAAGAGCAATTCAGGATCTACAg ggtggatatcTCAGACACACTCATGTATGTATACGAGATGCtgggagcagagctgctgagtAACCTGTATGATAAACTAGGGAGACTGTTGACTAATACGGATCAGCCCACATCATGGCAG CACACCGAAGCTCTGCTGTATGGTTTCCAGTCTATAGCAGAGACGATAGACGTGAATTACTCTGATGTCATCCCAGGCCTGATAGGACTCATCCCCAGAATCAACATTAATAATGTCCAATTAGCTGACACAGTAATGTTCACCATAG GTGCTCTGGCTGAATGGTTGGCAGACCACCCAGTGATGCTCAGCAGTGTCCTGCCATTGGTGCTACAAGCTTTAGGAAACCCAGACCTCTCAGTTTCTTCCGTTTCAACACTCAAGAAAATCTGTAGGGAATGCAAATATGACCTGCCTCCATACGCAACCAACATAGTAGCTGTCTCTCAG gAGGTGCTTATAAAGCAGATCCACAAG ACAAGTCAGTGTATGTGGCTGATGCAGGCTCTCGGCTTCCTGCTTTCTGCGCTCCCCGTGGAAGAGATCTTAAGGAACCTTCACTCTCTTATCACCCCCTACATTCAGCAACTGGAGAAGCTAGCAGATGAGACG CCTAATCCTTCCAATAAGTTGGCAATCATCCACATCTTGGGGCTGCTGTCTAACCTGTTCACAACGCTTGACATTAGCAAGCAGGACGATGAGTCAGCAGACGGCTCTGCACCACCTGTCAAAgcaaccccacccccacctgGACCAAACCCA gTGGTGGTGGTTTTGCAGCAGGTTTTTGCTCTCATACAGACAGTACTCAGCAAGTGGCTCAATGACTCACAGGTTGTAGAG GCAGTTTGCGCCATATTTGAGAAGTCAGTGAAGACTCTCCTTCATGATTTTGCTCCCATGGTTTCTCAGCTCAGTGAAATGCTTGGGCAGATGTATAGTACAATTCCCCAGGCCTCCGCCCTTGACCTCACAcggcag ATGGTGCATATCTTCGCCAGTGAGACAGACCACTTCCCACCCATCAAGGCTCTGTTTGAGCTGGTTACCTCGGTAACACTGTCCATCTTCCAGCAAG GACCCAGGGATCATCCTGATATTGTTGATTCATTTATGCAACTCCAAGCTCAG GCCCTCAAAAGGAAGCCCGATTTGTTCTTGTCTGAGAGTCTTGATGTGAAGGCAGTGTTCCACTGTG GAGTTCTGTCACTCAAATTTCCCGAGGCTCCGACAGTCAAGTCAACATGCTTGTTCTTT ACTGAACTGTTACCCCACTGCTCGGATGTGCCTCCATTAGCCAGGGTGGTGCAGGAGGATGGCAAGCTGTTGGTAGAGGCCGTGCTAGAG GGCATCGGGGGCGGAGCCTCTCGCAGTCTTATGGACCAGTTTGCAGAAGTGCTGTTCGCTCTAAACAAGCACTGCTTTTCTCTGCTTGCCGTGTGGTTGAAAGAGGCGCTGCAGCCTCCAGGATTCCCATCATCACGGGTCACAAGTGACCAGAAAGATAATTTCTCACAACAGATACTCAG AGAACGAGTGAACAAAAGGCGGATGAAGGACATAGTGAAGGAGTTCACACTATTGTGCAGAGGTCTCCATGGTACTGAGTACGCTGCTGAATACTAA
- the ipo13b gene encoding importin-13 isoform X1, which translates to METPGRNAATPDALDFTVENVEKALHQLYYDPNIDNKNLAQKWLMQAQVSPQAWQFCWALLSPDKVPEIQYFGASALHTKISRYWSDIPTDQYESLRSQLFSQIACFSSGSKMVLTRLCVALASLALNTMPEAWPGAVAEMVRVFQEEGGGVDGRARCLALLELLTVLPEEFQTSRLPQYRKGQVRGALGREWGSVCPLLQQLLRRTDSPGAVKARVLRCLSSWVLLDVPLSESESLVHDCFSALADPELFDTAVEAIVNAISQPDSQRYVNTLLKLVPQVLALQEQLREAVQNGDMETCHGICRIAVTLGENHSRTLLEQVDHWQSFLALVNMIMFCTGIPGHYPVNETTSSLTLTFWYTLQDEIMSFESDKQAVYLQVYRPVYFQLVDVLLHKAQFPSDQEYASWSSDEKEQFRIYRVDISDTLMYVYEMLGAELLSNLYDKLGRLLTNTDQPTSWQHTEALLYGFQSIAETIDVNYSDVIPGLIGLIPRININNVQLADTVMFTIGALAEWLADHPVMLSSVLPLVLQALGNPDLSVSSVSTLKKICRECKYDLPPYATNIVAVSQEVLIKQIHKTSQCMWLMQALGFLLSALPVEEILRNLHSLITPYIQQLEKLADETPNPSNKLAIIHILGLLSNLFTTLDISKQDDESADGSAPPVKATPPPPGPNPVVVVLQQVFALIQTVLSKWLNDSQVVEAVCAIFEKSVKTLLHDFAPMVSQLSEMLGQMYSTIPQASALDLTRQMVHIFASETDHFPPIKALFELVTSVTLSIFQQGPRDHPDIVDSFMQLQAQALKRKPDLFLSESLDVKAVFHCGVLSLKFPEAPTVKSTCLFFTELLPHCSDVPPLARVVQEDGKLLVEAVLEGIGGGASRSLMDQFAEVLFALNKHCFSLLAVWLKEALQPPGFPSSRVTSDQKDNFSQQILRERVNKRRMKDIVKEFTLLCRGLHVHNSWTPQQQHNSLQLHQ; encoded by the exons ATGGAGACGCCGGGGAGAAATGCAGCCACACCGGACGCCCTGGACTTCACGGTAGAAAACGTAGAGAAG GCTCTGCATCAGCTGTACTATGATCCCAATATAGACAACAAGAATCTGGCCCAGAAATGGCTAATGCAGGCTCAGGTCTCGCCTCAGGCCTGGCAGTTTTGCTGGGCTCTACTCAGCCCAGATAAG GTGCCAGAGATTCAGTACTTTGGTGCCAGTGCACTTCATACCAAGATCTCTCGGTACTGGTCAGACATCCCAACAGACCAGTATGAGTCCCTGAGGAGCCAGCTGTTCTCCCAGATTGCCTGCTTCTCTTCTGGATCCAAGATGGTGCTCACCCGTCTGTGTGTGGCACTGGCCTCTCTGGCACTCAACACAATGCCTGAGGCCTGGCCTGGCGCAGTGGCAGAAATGGTGCGGGTGTttcaggaggagggaggaggggtaGATGGACGGGCACGCTGTCTGGCATTGCTAGAGCTACTCACAGTCCTGCCCGAAGAGTTTCAGACTAGCCGTTTGCCTCAGTATCGAAAGGGACAG GTCCGTGGCGCCTTGGGCCGGGAGTGGGGCTCAGTATGTCCCTTACTGCAACAACTGCTGCGGAGAACGGACAGCCCAGGGGCAGTGAAGGCTCGCGTGCTACGCTGCCTGTCATCGTGGGTGCTGCTGGATGTGCCCCTCAGCGAGAGTGAAAGCCTGGTGCACGACTGCTTCAGTGCCCTGGCTGACCCAGAGCTCTTTGACACAGCAGTAGAGGCAATTGTTAATGCCATCTCACAACCTGATTCCCAAAG ATATGTGAACACTTTGCTGAAACTGGTTCCTCAAGTGCTGGCCCTCCAGGAGCAGCTCAGAGAAGCTGTTCAAAATGGAGACATGGAGACTTGCCATGGAATCTGTCGCATCGCTGTGACACTGGGAGAGAACCACTCCAG GACCCTGTTGGAGCAAGTGGATCACTGGCAGAGCTTCCTGGCTTTGGTCAACATGATCATGTTTTGCACAGGCATCCCAGGTCACTACCCAGTAAATGAAACCACCAGCTCCCTTACACTTACCTTCTGGTACACACTACAA GATGAAATCATGTCCTTTGAGTCAGATAAGCAAGCAGTGTATCTGCAGGTCTACAGGCCGGTGTATTTTCAGTTGGTCGATGTCCTACTGCATAAAGCCCAGTTCCCCTCTGATCAGGAGTATGCATCCTGGTCCTCAGACGAGAAAGAGCAATTCAGGATCTACAg ggtggatatcTCAGACACACTCATGTATGTATACGAGATGCtgggagcagagctgctgagtAACCTGTATGATAAACTAGGGAGACTGTTGACTAATACGGATCAGCCCACATCATGGCAG CACACCGAAGCTCTGCTGTATGGTTTCCAGTCTATAGCAGAGACGATAGACGTGAATTACTCTGATGTCATCCCAGGCCTGATAGGACTCATCCCCAGAATCAACATTAATAATGTCCAATTAGCTGACACAGTAATGTTCACCATAG GTGCTCTGGCTGAATGGTTGGCAGACCACCCAGTGATGCTCAGCAGTGTCCTGCCATTGGTGCTACAAGCTTTAGGAAACCCAGACCTCTCAGTTTCTTCCGTTTCAACACTCAAGAAAATCTGTAGGGAATGCAAATATGACCTGCCTCCATACGCAACCAACATAGTAGCTGTCTCTCAG gAGGTGCTTATAAAGCAGATCCACAAG ACAAGTCAGTGTATGTGGCTGATGCAGGCTCTCGGCTTCCTGCTTTCTGCGCTCCCCGTGGAAGAGATCTTAAGGAACCTTCACTCTCTTATCACCCCCTACATTCAGCAACTGGAGAAGCTAGCAGATGAGACG CCTAATCCTTCCAATAAGTTGGCAATCATCCACATCTTGGGGCTGCTGTCTAACCTGTTCACAACGCTTGACATTAGCAAGCAGGACGATGAGTCAGCAGACGGCTCTGCACCACCTGTCAAAgcaaccccacccccacctgGACCAAACCCA gTGGTGGTGGTTTTGCAGCAGGTTTTTGCTCTCATACAGACAGTACTCAGCAAGTGGCTCAATGACTCACAGGTTGTAGAG GCAGTTTGCGCCATATTTGAGAAGTCAGTGAAGACTCTCCTTCATGATTTTGCTCCCATGGTTTCTCAGCTCAGTGAAATGCTTGGGCAGATGTATAGTACAATTCCCCAGGCCTCCGCCCTTGACCTCACAcggcag ATGGTGCATATCTTCGCCAGTGAGACAGACCACTTCCCACCCATCAAGGCTCTGTTTGAGCTGGTTACCTCGGTAACACTGTCCATCTTCCAGCAAG GACCCAGGGATCATCCTGATATTGTTGATTCATTTATGCAACTCCAAGCTCAG GCCCTCAAAAGGAAGCCCGATTTGTTCTTGTCTGAGAGTCTTGATGTGAAGGCAGTGTTCCACTGTG GAGTTCTGTCACTCAAATTTCCCGAGGCTCCGACAGTCAAGTCAACATGCTTGTTCTTT ACTGAACTGTTACCCCACTGCTCGGATGTGCCTCCATTAGCCAGGGTGGTGCAGGAGGATGGCAAGCTGTTGGTAGAGGCCGTGCTAGAG GGCATCGGGGGCGGAGCCTCTCGCAGTCTTATGGACCAGTTTGCAGAAGTGCTGTTCGCTCTAAACAAGCACTGCTTTTCTCTGCTTGCCGTGTGGTTGAAAGAGGCGCTGCAGCCTCCAGGATTCCCATCATCACGGGTCACAAGTGACCAGAAAGATAATTTCTCACAACAGATACTCAG AGAACGAGTGAACAAAAGGCGGATGAAGGACATAGTGAAGGAGTTCACACTATTGTGCAGAGGTCTCCATG TGCATAACAGCTggacaccacaacaacaacacaattctCTCCAACTGCACCAGTGA